In Actinoplanes derwentensis, the following proteins share a genomic window:
- a CDS encoding MFS transporter, which yields MRKWSPLIAVCLGTFLLLVDVTIVIVALPSIAGHLKAGPHDLTWILDGYALALAALLLGAGALADRYGRRRTYVIGLVIFALSSLLCALAPTVPALIAARVVQGVGGAAMFATTVAILNVTYQGRDRGTAFGVWGAVSGAATAAGPLAGGLLTEHLDWRWIFLVNLPVCVAAVWFTLRTVTESRAERAGRFDIPGTVTFTLAATAIVYALIRAAADGWTSPAVLGLLTAGFAGIAVFVLVERRSEHPMLDLDLFRRLPFTGLIVAAFLCQAAAFAYLPFTTTWLQQVLGYGPVDAGLLGALPLSGAALLVGVFAGRHLQGFDPRITISGGLLAIAAGAFAQTIVSDSAFALIPGLILVGLGSGVVMPVLSSAVLAEVPRDRSGMAGGALNTFRQLGFAFGVAIYGTVFREQNSYAADLSRVTVLAGVFGLVAAFIVVVAVRRRVTGPVKIG from the coding sequence ATGCGTAAGTGGTCACCCCTGATTGCCGTCTGTCTCGGCACCTTCCTACTGTTGGTCGACGTCACCATCGTGATCGTCGCCCTGCCGAGCATCGCCGGTCACCTGAAAGCCGGCCCGCACGACCTGACCTGGATCCTGGACGGCTACGCCCTGGCACTGGCCGCCCTCCTGCTGGGCGCCGGGGCGCTCGCCGACCGTTACGGGCGCCGCCGGACGTACGTCATCGGGCTGGTGATCTTCGCCTTGTCGTCCCTGCTCTGTGCGCTGGCACCGACCGTCCCGGCCCTGATCGCCGCCCGTGTCGTGCAGGGCGTCGGCGGCGCCGCGATGTTCGCCACCACGGTCGCCATCCTGAACGTCACCTACCAGGGCCGGGACCGGGGCACCGCGTTCGGCGTCTGGGGTGCGGTCAGCGGCGCGGCCACGGCGGCCGGCCCACTGGCCGGCGGCCTGCTCACCGAACATCTCGACTGGCGCTGGATCTTCCTGGTCAACCTGCCGGTCTGCGTCGCCGCGGTCTGGTTCACCCTGCGTACGGTCACCGAGTCCCGCGCCGAACGCGCCGGCCGTTTCGACATCCCCGGCACGGTCACCTTCACCCTGGCCGCCACCGCGATCGTCTACGCCCTGATCCGCGCCGCCGCCGACGGCTGGACCTCACCGGCCGTGCTCGGCCTGCTCACCGCCGGATTCGCCGGGATCGCCGTGTTCGTGCTGGTGGAACGCCGGTCCGAGCATCCGATGCTGGACCTGGACCTGTTCCGGCGCTTGCCCTTCACCGGCCTGATCGTGGCGGCGTTCCTGTGCCAGGCCGCCGCGTTCGCCTACCTGCCGTTCACCACCACCTGGCTGCAGCAGGTGCTCGGCTACGGCCCGGTCGACGCCGGACTGCTCGGCGCGTTGCCGTTGAGCGGCGCGGCCCTGCTGGTCGGCGTGTTCGCCGGCCGGCACCTGCAAGGCTTCGACCCGCGGATCACGATCAGCGGTGGACTGCTGGCCATCGCCGCCGGGGCCTTCGCCCAGACCATCGTCAGCGACAGTGCGTTCGCCCTGATCCCGGGACTGATCCTGGTCGGGCTCGGCTCCGGGGTGGTGATGCCGGTGCTGTCGTCGGCGGTGCTGGCCGAGGTTCCCCGCGACCGCAGCGGGATGGCCGGTGGGGCACTGAACACGTTCCGTCAGCTCGGGTTCGCGTTCGGGGTGGCGATCTACGGGACGGTCTTCCGCGAGCAGAATTCGTATGCCGCCGATCTGAGCCGCGTCACCGTGCTGGCGGGCGTGTTCGGGCTGGTCGCGGCCTTCATCGTGGTGGTCGCGGTGCGCCGGCGAGTGACCGGACCGGTGAAAATCGGGTGA
- a CDS encoding tetratricopeptide repeat-containing diguanylate cyclase — MTPTARAAVVAHLEELELLTARDFEAVSAPAAILELQAREHGWTDLVWRAQLIIADVAGRRGDVAEQGRVARRANLWAEEHGDEFLLARSHRLLSIVFRRLGDPAQALVHAVSGLQHADGMPDRLRCNQLITLGLVLDLNGRFDDAKRRFTEAMRIADEHHDTHQALTVLNNMAFTAYENEDPDEANALARQLVDVAGRGGIPLDGLHLDTLARILMMQNRWDEAERILQPLIDDPDGPLHSEGDSLPECLLTLAEIYRAQGRHALTGETLDAAGRLCEERELGSIAARVHRARAEWHATAGDYRKAYEAYQRFHALTVTLHSAEREARAYAMQALFEATEARKASAQFQEMAERDALTGLFNRRYLDGKLSATVAAARRTGGPLSLAIIDLDHFKRVNDTLSHAVGDAVLREIGTLLNTFGTGPEITARLGGEEFVLLLPGIAAAAAHARCEQLVSLIRNHDWSPMTGSLPVTASIGLAVSEAGELPPDALLGHADEWLYQAKRNGRDQVQADPAAVPLDIT, encoded by the coding sequence ATGACGCCCACGGCGCGAGCGGCCGTCGTCGCTCATCTCGAGGAACTCGAACTACTCACCGCCCGCGATTTCGAGGCGGTCTCCGCCCCGGCCGCGATCCTCGAACTGCAAGCCCGTGAGCACGGCTGGACCGACCTGGTCTGGCGCGCTCAGCTGATCATCGCCGACGTCGCCGGCCGCCGCGGTGACGTCGCCGAGCAGGGCCGGGTCGCCCGCCGGGCCAACCTGTGGGCCGAGGAACACGGCGACGAATTCCTCCTCGCCCGCAGCCACCGGTTGCTGTCGATCGTCTTCCGGCGGCTCGGCGACCCCGCGCAGGCCCTCGTGCACGCCGTCTCCGGACTGCAGCACGCTGACGGCATGCCCGACCGGCTGCGCTGCAACCAGCTCATCACCCTCGGCCTGGTCCTCGACCTCAACGGCCGGTTCGACGACGCCAAACGCCGGTTCACCGAGGCCATGCGGATCGCCGACGAACACCACGACACCCATCAGGCGCTCACCGTGCTCAACAACATGGCGTTCACCGCGTACGAGAACGAGGACCCCGACGAGGCGAACGCCCTGGCCCGGCAGCTGGTGGACGTCGCCGGCCGGGGCGGGATCCCACTCGACGGCCTCCACCTGGACACCCTCGCCCGCATTCTGATGATGCAGAACCGCTGGGACGAAGCCGAACGGATACTCCAGCCACTGATCGACGACCCGGACGGCCCCCTGCACAGTGAGGGCGACAGCCTGCCCGAATGCCTGCTCACCCTGGCCGAGATCTACCGGGCGCAGGGCCGGCACGCCCTCACCGGCGAGACCCTCGACGCCGCCGGCCGGCTCTGCGAGGAACGCGAACTCGGATCGATCGCCGCCCGCGTGCACCGGGCCCGCGCCGAATGGCACGCCACGGCCGGCGACTACCGCAAGGCGTACGAGGCGTATCAGCGCTTCCACGCCCTCACCGTGACCTTGCACTCGGCCGAACGGGAGGCCCGCGCGTACGCCATGCAGGCGCTGTTCGAGGCCACCGAGGCCCGCAAAGCGTCCGCCCAGTTCCAGGAGATGGCCGAACGCGACGCCCTGACCGGCCTGTTCAACCGCCGTTACCTGGACGGGAAACTGTCCGCGACGGTGGCCGCCGCACGCCGTACCGGCGGCCCCCTGTCGCTGGCGATCATCGACCTGGATCACTTCAAACGTGTCAACGACACGCTGTCGCACGCCGTCGGCGACGCGGTGCTGCGCGAGATCGGCACCCTCCTGAACACGTTCGGCACCGGCCCGGAGATCACCGCCCGGCTCGGCGGCGAGGAGTTCGTCCTGCTGCTGCCCGGCATCGCGGCAGCGGCCGCACACGCCCGCTGCGAACAACTGGTCAGCCTGATCCGCAACCACGACTGGAGCCCGATGACGGGTTCCCTTCCGGTCACGGCGAGCATCGGCCTGGCCGTCAGCGAGGCCGGCGAACTCCCCCCGGACGCGTTGCTGGGTCACGCGGACGAATGGCTCTACCAGGCCAAACGCAACGGCCGGGACCAGGTCCAGGCCGATCCGGCCGCCGTCCCCCTCGACATCACCTGA
- a CDS encoding SigE family RNA polymerase sigma factor, whose protein sequence is MTFEEYAYARGPSLVRLARLLTGDQHRAEDLVQDVLARAYARWRRIARTEQPDLYVRRMLVNAHHSWWRRRSSHEVAVPAIADTPSSTDATADLAERDALWRLVRALPARQRTVIVLRYYEDLDDTAIAGILGCSTGTVRTHAKRALTTLRAVTGSPAAPASPTAPMGAR, encoded by the coding sequence GTGACGTTCGAGGAGTACGCGTACGCCCGCGGCCCGTCGCTGGTCCGGCTGGCCCGGCTGCTGACCGGCGACCAGCACCGGGCCGAGGACCTGGTGCAGGACGTCCTGGCCCGCGCCTACGCCCGCTGGCGGCGGATCGCCAGAACCGAACAACCCGACCTCTACGTACGACGGATGCTGGTCAACGCCCATCACTCGTGGTGGCGCCGCCGCAGCAGCCACGAGGTGGCCGTCCCGGCGATCGCCGACACTCCCAGCTCCACCGACGCCACCGCGGACCTGGCCGAACGCGACGCCCTGTGGCGGCTGGTCCGTGCCCTGCCGGCCCGCCAGCGGACGGTGATCGTGCTGCGCTACTACGAGGACCTGGACGACACGGCCATCGCCGGGATCCTGGGCTGTTCCACGGGCACCGTCCGTACCCACGCCAAACGCGCCTTGACCACCCTCCGGGCGGTGACCGGTTCGCCCGCCGCCCCGGCATCGCCCACCGCGCCGATGGGAGCCCGCTGA
- a CDS encoding alpha/beta hydrolase has product MRVVFVHGACVRDGSWWWHPTAALLAGRGVESVAPELPSCDGPPGSGLDEDIAAVRAVLTGSDEPTVLVGHSYGGIVASAAAVGAPAVRHLVFVSSYLPEPGESLSSFGAPEPPPFLDFDPDGGTFTARPELFADTFVQDCPPEIVSAGAQRLVRQNIAVLQQPVRQVAWHDLPTTYLVCTEDRGTPAETQREFARRADTVIEVKAGHHPFLSVPETVAEIIGNLSTREAAQGVS; this is encoded by the coding sequence ATGCGCGTGGTCTTCGTTCACGGGGCTTGTGTCCGGGACGGCTCGTGGTGGTGGCATCCGACGGCCGCGCTGCTGGCCGGCCGTGGTGTCGAAAGCGTCGCCCCGGAACTGCCGAGCTGCGACGGACCGCCCGGCTCGGGCCTCGACGAGGACATCGCCGCGGTGCGGGCCGTCCTCACCGGCAGCGACGAACCGACGGTGCTGGTCGGGCACAGCTACGGCGGGATCGTGGCGTCCGCGGCGGCGGTCGGCGCCCCGGCGGTGCGGCACCTGGTGTTCGTGTCGAGCTACCTGCCCGAGCCCGGTGAGTCGCTGTCCTCGTTCGGGGCCCCGGAGCCGCCGCCGTTCCTGGACTTCGACCCCGACGGGGGTACGTTCACCGCCCGGCCGGAACTGTTCGCCGACACATTCGTGCAGGACTGCCCGCCGGAGATCGTCAGCGCGGGCGCGCAGCGGCTGGTCCGGCAGAACATCGCGGTGCTCCAGCAGCCGGTTCGGCAGGTGGCGTGGCACGACCTGCCCACGACCTATCTGGTGTGCACCGAGGATCGCGGCACCCCGGCGGAGACGCAGCGCGAGTTCGCCCGGCGCGCCGACACGGTGATCGAGGTGAAGGCCGGTCACCATCCGTTCCTGTCCGTGCCGGAGACGGTCGCCGAAATCATCGGGAACCTGTCAACGCGGGAGGCCGCTCAGGGCGTTTCATAG
- a CDS encoding ABC transporter ATP-binding protein — protein sequence MNHKLPIADQRRVGRAVVALVAADRRVVAGMVTLSSLAALAGLGGPWLLGRVIDAVTTGGGDSHVDRLALAVLACAIVQLLLSRWALAVAYRFGERTAARIRETFLERAVNLPAAVIERVPAGDLAARGSTDVDSIATALRDILPTIFVAVVQGVFLIIAVLVLEPVLGLVGVVGFTGIWFVTRWYLRRAGAAYLVEGEANSRLADELAATTAGARTIEAFGLAEHRLAAGHEALTETRRTRLATLRLRSVFFPVAETSYAVPAVLVLLLGGFLYFDDRVTLGTVAAAVLYLRQLVGPIDSILIYLDQMQSAGAAFSRVEGIAAVPAPPPFADRVPETERIEVRGVRYAYDQGRDVLHDVDLTVRPGERLAVVGLSGAGKSTLGRLIAGVERPTAGTVTVGGVPIADLPPHELRRHVVLVTQEHHVFRETLRENLMTDAPDERLAEALRTVGADWAADLDRDLGEHPLDGAQAQQLALARVVLADPHTVILDEATALLDPTAARAAERSLAAVLHDRTVIAIAHRLQTAHDADRVAVMDGGRVIELGTHDELVAADGPYSALWTSWHGGENLPAPA from the coding sequence ATGAACCACAAGCTCCCGATCGCCGATCAACGCCGGGTCGGCCGCGCTGTCGTCGCCCTGGTCGCCGCCGACCGCCGGGTGGTGGCCGGCATGGTCACCCTCAGCTCCCTCGCCGCCCTGGCCGGGCTCGGCGGTCCCTGGCTGCTCGGCCGGGTCATCGACGCGGTCACCACCGGCGGCGGTGACAGCCACGTCGACCGGCTCGCCCTCGCCGTGCTGGCCTGCGCGATCGTCCAGCTGCTGCTGTCGCGGTGGGCGCTCGCGGTGGCGTACCGATTCGGCGAGCGCACCGCCGCCCGGATCCGGGAGACCTTCCTGGAACGGGCTGTCAACCTGCCCGCCGCCGTCATCGAACGAGTCCCCGCCGGTGACCTCGCCGCCCGCGGCAGCACCGACGTCGACTCCATCGCCACCGCGCTGCGCGACATCCTGCCGACCATCTTCGTCGCCGTCGTCCAGGGCGTCTTCCTGATCATCGCGGTGCTCGTCCTGGAACCGGTCCTCGGGCTGGTCGGCGTGGTCGGCTTCACCGGCATCTGGTTCGTCACCCGCTGGTACCTGCGCCGCGCCGGTGCCGCCTACCTGGTCGAAGGCGAGGCCAACTCGCGGCTCGCCGACGAACTCGCCGCCACCACCGCCGGAGCCCGCACCATCGAGGCGTTCGGGCTCGCCGAGCACCGGCTCGCCGCCGGGCACGAGGCCCTCACCGAGACCCGGCGCACCCGGCTGGCCACCCTGCGACTGCGCAGCGTCTTCTTCCCGGTGGCCGAGACGTCGTACGCGGTCCCCGCCGTCCTGGTGCTGCTCCTCGGCGGGTTCCTCTACTTCGACGACCGGGTCACCCTCGGCACCGTCGCCGCGGCCGTGCTCTACCTGCGCCAGCTCGTCGGCCCGATCGACAGCATCCTGATCTACCTCGACCAGATGCAGAGCGCCGGAGCCGCCTTCTCCCGCGTCGAAGGGATCGCCGCGGTGCCCGCCCCGCCACCGTTCGCCGACCGGGTGCCGGAGACCGAGCGGATCGAGGTACGGGGCGTTCGTTACGCGTACGACCAGGGCCGTGATGTCCTGCACGACGTGGACCTGACCGTCCGTCCCGGCGAACGGCTCGCCGTCGTCGGCCTCTCCGGCGCCGGCAAATCCACCCTCGGACGCCTGATCGCCGGCGTCGAACGCCCCACCGCCGGGACCGTCACCGTCGGCGGCGTCCCCATCGCCGACCTGCCACCGCACGAACTGCGCCGGCACGTCGTCCTGGTCACCCAGGAACACCACGTCTTCCGGGAGACGCTCCGGGAGAACCTGATGACCGACGCCCCCGACGAGCGGCTGGCCGAGGCTCTGCGCACCGTCGGCGCCGACTGGGCCGCCGACCTCGACCGTGACCTCGGTGAACACCCGCTCGACGGCGCGCAGGCCCAACAGCTCGCGCTGGCCCGGGTGGTCCTCGCCGATCCGCACACGGTCATCCTCGACGAGGCGACCGCCCTGCTCGACCCGACTGCGGCCCGTGCCGCCGAACGCTCCCTGGCGGCGGTGCTGCACGACCGCACGGTCATCGCGATCGCGCACCGCCTGCAGACCGCCCACGACGCGGACCGGGTCGCGGTGATGGACGGCGGCCGCGTCATCGAACTCGGCACCCACGACGAACTGGTCGCCGCCGACGGCCCGTACTCGGCCCTGTGGACCTCCTGGCACGGCGGCGAGAACCTGCCCGCCCCGGCGTGA
- a CDS encoding bifunctional aldolase/short-chain dehydrogenase, translating to MTNPVVSDLIARSNRLGADPKTTNYAGGNTSAKGTDTDPVTGEAVDLVWVKGSGGDLGTLTEKGLAVLRLDRLRALTGVYPGLDREDEMVAAFDYCLHGKGGAAPSIDTAMHGLVDAPHVDHLHPDSGIAIATSADGPALTKQIYGDRVLWVDWRRPGFQLGLDIGAAYKANPQAIGVILGGHGITAWGATSEECEANSNEIINTAAAYIAEHGRKEPFGALTTKPLKKKKRHERAALLFPVIRGLASTDRAQVGHYNDSDVVLEFTGSERLAELGALGTSCPDHFLRTKVKPLVLDTAPDAPVDEVVARLKELHEAYRDDYRGYYERHATADSPAIRGADPAIVLVPGVGMFSFGANKQTARVAGEFYVNAINVMRGAEAISRYAPIDESEKFRIEYWALEEAKLQRMPKPKALATRIALVTGAGSGIGRAIALRLASEGACVVVSDRDTEAAGRVAAEIGGPDVAVAVSLDVTDEDAVAAAVRQGVLAFGGIDLVVNNAGLSLSKSLLDTTARDWDLQHDVMAKGSFLVSRETARVLIAQGMGGDIIYISSKNSIFAGPNNVAYGAAKADQAHQVRLLAAELGPHGIRVNGINPDGVVRGSGIFAGGWGADRAAVYGVPEEKLGEFYAQRTLLKREVLPVHIANAVFAITGGDLTHTTGLHVPVDAGVAAAFLR from the coding sequence ATGACCAACCCCGTAGTCTCCGATCTCATCGCCCGTTCGAACCGCCTCGGCGCGGACCCGAAGACCACCAACTACGCCGGCGGCAACACCTCCGCCAAGGGCACCGACACCGACCCGGTCACCGGCGAAGCGGTCGACCTGGTGTGGGTCAAGGGCTCGGGCGGCGACCTCGGCACACTCACGGAGAAGGGCCTGGCCGTCCTGCGTCTCGACCGGCTGCGCGCGCTGACCGGTGTCTACCCGGGGCTGGACCGCGAGGACGAGATGGTCGCCGCCTTCGACTACTGCCTGCACGGCAAGGGCGGTGCGGCCCCCAGCATCGACACCGCGATGCACGGCCTGGTCGACGCCCCGCACGTGGACCACCTGCACCCGGACTCCGGCATCGCGATCGCGACCTCCGCCGACGGGCCGGCGCTGACCAAACAGATCTACGGCGACCGGGTCCTGTGGGTGGACTGGCGGCGCCCCGGGTTCCAGCTCGGCCTCGACATCGGTGCCGCGTACAAGGCGAACCCGCAGGCCATCGGCGTGATCCTGGGCGGTCACGGGATCACCGCGTGGGGTGCGACCAGCGAGGAGTGCGAGGCCAACTCTAACGAGATCATCAACACCGCCGCGGCGTACATCGCGGAGCACGGCCGCAAGGAGCCGTTCGGCGCGCTCACCACTAAGCCGTTGAAGAAGAAAAAGCGGCACGAGCGCGCCGCACTGCTCTTCCCGGTGATCCGCGGTCTGGCCTCCACCGACCGCGCCCAGGTCGGCCACTACAACGACAGCGATGTGGTCCTGGAGTTCACCGGCAGCGAGCGCCTGGCCGAGCTGGGCGCGCTCGGCACTTCGTGCCCGGACCACTTCCTGCGTACGAAGGTGAAGCCGCTCGTTCTGGACACCGCTCCGGACGCGCCAGTGGACGAGGTGGTCGCTCGTCTGAAGGAGCTGCACGAGGCGTACCGCGACGACTACCGCGGCTACTACGAGCGCCACGCCACCGCGGACAGCCCGGCGATCCGGGGTGCCGACCCGGCGATCGTGCTGGTCCCGGGCGTGGGCATGTTCTCGTTCGGTGCCAACAAGCAGACCGCGCGGGTGGCCGGCGAGTTCTACGTCAACGCGATCAACGTGATGCGCGGCGCCGAGGCGATCTCCCGGTACGCCCCGATCGACGAGTCGGAGAAGTTCCGCATCGAGTACTGGGCCCTGGAAGAGGCCAAACTCCAGCGGATGCCGAAGCCGAAAGCCCTGGCCACCCGGATCGCCCTGGTCACCGGCGCGGGTTCGGGCATCGGCCGGGCGATCGCGCTGCGGCTGGCGTCCGAGGGCGCGTGTGTGGTGGTCAGTGACCGGGACACCGAGGCGGCGGGACGGGTCGCGGCCGAGATCGGTGGCCCGGACGTGGCCGTCGCGGTCAGCCTGGACGTGACCGACGAGGACGCGGTGGCTGCCGCCGTACGGCAAGGGGTCCTGGCTTTCGGCGGGATCGACCTGGTCGTCAACAACGCCGGCCTGTCGCTGTCGAAGTCGCTGCTGGACACCACCGCCCGCGACTGGGACCTGCAGCACGACGTGATGGCCAAGGGCTCGTTCCTGGTGTCCCGCGAGACCGCCCGGGTGCTGATCGCGCAGGGCATGGGCGGCGACATCATCTACATCTCCAGCAAGAACTCGATCTTCGCCGGGCCCAACAACGTGGCGTACGGCGCGGCCAAAGCCGACCAGGCGCATCAGGTCCGGCTGCTTGCCGCCGAACTCGGCCCGCACGGCATCCGGGTCAACGGCATCAACCCGGACGGCGTGGTTCGGGGATCGGGCATCTTCGCCGGGGGATGGGGCGCCGACCGGGCCGCCGTCTACGGAGTGCCGGAGGAGAAACTGGGCGAGTTCTACGCGCAGCGCACCCTGCTCAAGCGTGAGGTGCTGCCGGTGCACATCGCCAACGCGGTCTTCGCCATCACCGGTGGCGACCTGACCCACACCACCGGCCTGCACGTTCCGGTGGACGCGGGTGTCGCCGCGGCGTTCCTGCGATGA
- a CDS encoding TetR/AcrR family transcriptional regulator has translation MGRQRQPEIRDRILDACVDHALVHGLPERLEPFAVAAGTSTRMLIYHFKTRDALLRETLGRARRRQRDYFGDLLAPRPGEPYPVTLRRAWHAMTGPAGRPFLSMFGRLREDAGEKLWPGFRRESTTDWLRPMAEGMRSIGRPELGTLVLAVIRGLILDLESTGDVERVNQAFEDFLATLGDVR, from the coding sequence ATGGGGCGGCAGAGACAACCGGAGATCCGGGACCGGATCCTGGACGCCTGCGTGGATCACGCGCTCGTTCACGGGCTGCCCGAGCGGCTGGAACCGTTCGCGGTGGCGGCCGGCACGTCGACCCGGATGCTGATCTACCACTTCAAGACCCGGGACGCGCTGCTGCGGGAGACCCTCGGCCGGGCCCGGCGACGGCAGCGTGACTACTTCGGTGACCTGCTGGCCCCACGGCCGGGCGAGCCCTATCCGGTCACCCTGCGGCGGGCCTGGCATGCGATGACCGGTCCGGCGGGGCGCCCGTTCCTGAGCATGTTCGGCAGGCTGCGCGAGGACGCCGGGGAGAAGCTGTGGCCGGGTTTCCGGCGAGAGTCCACCACCGACTGGCTGCGCCCGATGGCGGAGGGCATGCGCAGCATCGGCCGTCCCGAGCTGGGCACGCTGGTGCTCGCGGTGATCCGGGGCCTGATCCTGGACCTCGAGTCCACCGGCGACGTGGAGCGGGTGAACCAGGCTTTCGAGGACTTCCTGGCGACGCTCGGCGACGTCAGGTGA
- a CDS encoding ABC transporter transmembrane domain-containing protein, protein MALGAIFGSLWFASLAVTPYLISQAIDRGLVPHRPSVLIAWAGVVLAVGVASAWLGIMRHRSMTRLRLAAAMRTADLVMTHATRLGAALPRRVTAGEVVTIGISDVWTIGRAMNAGGVGVASVVACVVIAVMLSRISGMLAAVIMIGVPSMVLIVGPLLRRTQRAGARYRERQGAVNGRLLDVLGGLRILNGLGGKELHLARYQRESSALRDQGYRVGGPSSWIGALGECLPAVFIGVVIWLAARLAVDGGLTPGQLMAVYGYTAMLVIPVNVLIFVGFDVTHGVVAARRLTEFLRLPVDDPSGEPAPAAPAALHDPVSGVCAEPGRFTALAGSRPADGAEILDRLGAYGPTEATWAGRRLDDIAVAEIRDRVLVTEHEADLFAGTLREVVAGRLAPDDRRIRQALTTAVAHDVGDDLDRPLTWGGRNLSGGQRQRVRLARAVYADPEMLLAPEPTSAVDAHTEAAIADRLSQARAGRGTVLATTSPVLLDRADTVHWLVDGRVAASGTHRELLATESGYRALVNR, encoded by the coding sequence GTGGCGCTCGGCGCGATATTCGGGTCGTTGTGGTTCGCCAGTCTGGCCGTCACGCCGTACCTGATCTCGCAGGCCATCGACCGTGGCCTGGTGCCGCACCGGCCCTCCGTGCTGATCGCCTGGGCCGGCGTGGTCCTGGCCGTCGGAGTCGCCAGCGCCTGGCTCGGCATCATGCGGCACCGCAGCATGACAAGACTGCGGCTGGCGGCCGCGATGCGCACCGCAGACCTGGTGATGACACACGCCACCCGGCTCGGCGCGGCCCTGCCCCGCCGGGTCACCGCCGGTGAGGTGGTCACCATCGGCATCTCCGACGTGTGGACCATCGGCCGGGCGATGAACGCCGGTGGTGTCGGAGTGGCGTCGGTGGTGGCCTGCGTCGTCATCGCGGTCATGCTGTCCCGGATCTCCGGGATGCTCGCCGCGGTGATCATGATCGGGGTGCCGTCGATGGTGCTGATCGTCGGCCCGCTGCTGCGCCGCACCCAGCGCGCCGGAGCCCGCTACCGGGAGCGGCAGGGCGCGGTGAACGGGCGGCTGCTCGACGTGCTCGGCGGCCTCCGGATCCTCAACGGGCTCGGCGGCAAGGAGCTCCACCTGGCCCGCTACCAGCGCGAATCGTCCGCGCTCCGGGACCAGGGTTACCGGGTGGGCGGCCCGTCCAGCTGGATCGGCGCCCTCGGCGAATGCCTGCCGGCCGTCTTCATCGGTGTGGTGATCTGGCTGGCCGCGCGGCTCGCGGTCGACGGCGGCCTGACCCCCGGTCAACTGATGGCGGTGTACGGCTACACCGCCATGCTGGTCATCCCGGTGAACGTGCTCATCTTCGTCGGCTTCGACGTCACGCACGGTGTGGTGGCGGCCCGGCGGCTGACCGAGTTCCTGCGGCTGCCCGTCGACGACCCGTCCGGCGAACCCGCCCCGGCGGCCCCGGCCGCCCTGCACGACCCGGTGTCGGGAGTGTGCGCCGAACCGGGCCGGTTCACCGCCCTGGCCGGATCCCGCCCCGCCGACGGCGCCGAGATCCTCGACCGGCTCGGCGCATACGGCCCGACCGAGGCCACCTGGGCCGGCCGCCGGCTCGACGACATCGCCGTCGCCGAGATCCGGGACCGGGTCCTGGTCACCGAACACGAGGCCGACCTGTTCGCCGGCACCCTGCGCGAGGTCGTCGCGGGCCGGCTCGCCCCCGACGACCGCCGGATCCGCCAAGCCCTGACCACCGCCGTCGCCCACGACGTCGGCGACGACCTGGACCGGCCCCTGACCTGGGGCGGGCGCAACCTCTCCGGCGGGCAGCGGCAGCGGGTCCGGCTGGCCCGCGCCGTCTACGCCGACCCGGAGATGTTGCTCGCCCCCGAACCTACCTCCGCCGTCGACGCGCACACCGAAGCCGCCATCGCCGACCGGCTCAGCCAGGCCCGCGCCGGTCGCGGTACCGTCCTGGCCACCACCTCACCGGTGCTGCTGGACCGCGCCGACACCGTGCACTGGCTCGTCGACGGCCGGGTCGCCGCCTCCGGCACCCACCGCGAACTGCTCGCCACCGAATCCGGCTACCGGGCACTGGTGAACCGATGA